A window of Sphingomonas sp. Leaf357 contains these coding sequences:
- the rplO gene encoding 50S ribosomal protein L15 encodes MKLNDLRDNEGARKSRMRVGRGIGSGKGKTAGRGIKGQTSREGVSIAGFEGGQMPLHMRLPKRGFNNIFAKDYAEVNLGAIQKAIDAGKIEAGAALDHDALKAAGLARGGKDGVRLLSKGEFSAKLSFTVAGASKGAIEAVEKAGGSVSVIEVVAAADKAAAKKGVKYQERKAHKASFKA; translated from the coding sequence ATGAAACTGAACGATCTCCGCGACAACGAAGGCGCCCGTAAGTCCCGCATGCGGGTCGGCCGTGGAATCGGCTCCGGCAAGGGCAAGACCGCCGGCCGTGGTATCAAGGGCCAGACGAGCCGTGAGGGCGTATCCATCGCCGGCTTCGAAGGCGGCCAGATGCCGCTGCACATGCGTCTGCCTAAGCGTGGCTTCAACAACATCTTCGCCAAGGATTATGCAGAGGTGAACCTCGGCGCGATCCAGAAGGCGATCGACGCAGGCAAGATCGAGGCCGGTGCCGCGCTCGACCATGACGCGCTGAAGGCCGCTGGCCTGGCACGCGGTGGCAAGGATGGCGTGCGTCTGCTCAGCAAGGGTGAATTCTCGGCGAAGCTCAGCTTCACCGTCGCTGGCGCGTCGAAGGGCGCGATCGAAGCGGTCGAGAAGGCCGGCGGTTCGGTCTCGGTGATCGAAGTCGTCGCTGCCGCCGACAAGGCCGCTGCCAAGAAGGGCGTGAAGTATCAGGAGCGCAAGGCGCACAAGGCCTCGTTCAAGGCCTGA
- the rpmD gene encoding 50S ribosomal protein L30: MATIKVTQTGSPIRREKDQRATLIGLGLNKMHKTRELEDTPEVRGMIRKVSHMLSVEK, encoded by the coding sequence ATGGCAACGATCAAAGTGACGCAGACCGGTTCGCCGATCCGCCGCGAGAAGGATCAGCGCGCGACGCTGATCGGTCTCGGCCTGAACAAGATGCACAAGACGCGCGAGCTGGAGGATACCCCCGAAGTCCGGGGCATGATCCGCAAGGTCTCGCACATGCTGAGCGTCGAGAAGTAA
- the rpsE gene encoding 30S ribosomal protein S5 → MADDIIPNEAAASPDGAPVPTENRGPGGAPRGGRGRGGPGGGGQNRGGRDNRGGRDNRGGRPGSDDGGEELIEKLVHINRVSKTVKGGKRFGFAALVVVGDGKGRVGFGHGKAREVPEAISKATAAAKKAMIRVPLKDGRTMHHDGRGHFGAGLVTIRSAPAGTGIIAGGPMRAVFEALGVGDVVTKSVGTSNPYNMIRATFEALTAQVSPKSVAQRRGKKIADLLGRGGAEAPQAEAEAIVE, encoded by the coding sequence ATGGCTGACGACATCATCCCGAACGAAGCAGCAGCTTCGCCAGACGGTGCGCCGGTTCCGACGGAAAACCGTGGTCCCGGCGGCGCACCGCGCGGCGGCCGTGGCCGTGGCGGCCCCGGCGGCGGCGGTCAGAACCGTGGCGGTCGCGACAATCGCGGCGGCCGTGACAATCGTGGCGGCCGTCCCGGCAGCGACGATGGCGGCGAAGAGCTGATCGAGAAGCTGGTTCACATCAACCGCGTTTCGAAGACGGTGAAGGGCGGCAAGCGCTTCGGCTTCGCGGCACTCGTCGTCGTCGGCGACGGCAAGGGTCGCGTCGGGTTCGGCCACGGCAAGGCACGCGAAGTGCCGGAAGCCATCTCCAAGGCCACCGCGGCTGCGAAGAAGGCCATGATCCGCGTCCCGCTCAAGGACGGCCGCACGATGCATCACGACGGTCGCGGTCACTTCGGCGCCGGCCTCGTCACGATCCGTTCGGCGCCTGCCGGTACGGGCATCATCGCCGGTGGCCCGATGCGCGCCGTGTTCGAAGCTCTGGGCGTGGGCGACGTGGTGACCAAGTCGGTCGGCACCTCGAACCCATACAACATGATCCGTGCGACCTTCGAAGCGCTGACCGCCCAGGTCTCGCCGAAGTCGGTCGCGCAGCGCCGTGGGAAGAAGATCGCCGACCTGCTCGGCCGTGGCGGTGCGGAAGCACCCCAGGCCGAAGCCGAAGCGATCGTGGAGTAA
- the rplR gene encoding 50S ribosomal protein L18, whose amino-acid sequence MSTKGLSLFAKRRLRVRTALRARGGTRPRLSIHRSGRHIYAQIIDDAQGKTLAAASTLEKDVRGTTGATIDAATSVGTRVAEAAKAAGVTQVVFDRGGFLFHGRVKALAEAARAAGLEF is encoded by the coding sequence ATGAGCACCAAAGGTCTCTCCCTCTTCGCGAAGCGTCGTCTTCGCGTTCGCACCGCGCTCCGCGCTCGTGGCGGCACCCGTCCCCGGTTGTCGATCCATCGTTCGGGCCGTCACATCTACGCCCAGATCATCGACGATGCGCAGGGCAAGACGCTGGCCGCGGCCTCGACCCTCGAGAAGGACGTGCGTGGCACGACCGGCGCGACGATCGATGCGGCGACCTCGGTCGGCACCCGCGTCGCCGAAGCGGCCAAGGCGGCAGGCGTGACTCAGGTCGTGTTCGACCGCGGCGGCTTCCTGTTCCACGGTCGCGTAAAGGCGCTGGCGGAAGCCGCCCGCGCTGCCGGATTGGAGTTCTAA
- the rplF gene encoding 50S ribosomal protein L6 — protein MSRIGKKPVTIPSGVTANIEGAVLSVKGPKGTLSMPMRDEITYVLEDGGISVNPANDTKRARAFWGMQRTLVQNLITGVSDGFTKKLLITGVGYRAAAQGRKLNLKLGYSHDVNIDVPEGIEVKTPDNTTVEISGSDKQKVGQLAAEIRQWRKPEPYKGKGIKYDGEFIFRKEGKKK, from the coding sequence ATGAGCCGCATCGGCAAGAAGCCGGTCACGATCCCATCGGGCGTGACGGCGAACATCGAAGGCGCGGTTCTCAGCGTGAAGGGTCCGAAGGGCACCCTCTCCATGCCGATGCGCGACGAGATCACGTACGTGCTCGAAGACGGCGGCATTTCGGTGAACCCGGCCAACGACACGAAGCGTGCCCGCGCATTCTGGGGCATGCAGCGTACCTTGGTCCAGAACCTGATCACCGGCGTGTCGGACGGCTTCACCAAGAAGCTGCTGATCACCGGCGTCGGCTATCGCGCGGCGGCTCAGGGTCGTAAACTGAACCTGAAGCTCGGCTACAGCCACGACGTGAACATCGACGTGCCGGAAGGCATCGAGGTCAAGACCCCGGATAACACCACGGTCGAGATTTCGGGTTCGGACAAGCAGAAGGTCGGTCAGCTGGCCGCGGAAATTCGCCAGTGGCGTAAGCCCGAGCCGTACAAGGGCAAGGGTATCAAGTACGACGGCGAGTTCATCTTCCGCAAGGAAGGGAAAAAGAAGTAA
- the rpsH gene encoding 30S ribosomal protein S8 produces MALTDPLGDMLTRIRNGQRAKKDSVLTPGSKLRARVLDVLQREGYIRGYSEEQMGPAAGIRIELKYFEGQPAIKHVARVSKPGRRVYSGSTELPRVMNGLGITIVSTPRGVLSDAEAREQNVGGEVLAEVF; encoded by the coding sequence ATGGCATTGACCGATCCCCTGGGTGATATGCTCACCCGCATCCGCAACGGCCAGCGCGCGAAGAAGGACTCCGTCCTGACTCCGGGCAGCAAGCTTCGGGCCCGCGTGCTCGACGTGCTGCAGCGCGAGGGCTATATCCGTGGCTATAGCGAAGAGCAGATGGGCCCTGCGGCCGGCATCCGCATCGAGCTGAAGTATTTCGAGGGCCAGCCCGCGATCAAGCACGTCGCCCGCGTCTCCAAGCCGGGTCGCCGCGTCTATTCGGGCTCGACCGAACTGCCCCGCGTCATGAACGGCCTGGGCATCACCATCGTATCGACGCCTCGCGGTGTTCTGTCCGACGCCGAAGCGCGCGAACAGAATGTCGGTGGCGAAGTGCTGGCGGAGGTATTCTGA
- the rpsN gene encoding 30S ribosomal protein S14, translated as MAKVSSINKNELRKKLVKKYAPKYAKLKAIAGDKSLSDGERIEARLKMAEIPRNGNPTRVRNRCETTGRPRAYYRKFRLCRIQLRDLANKGMIPGVTKSSW; from the coding sequence ATGGCTAAGGTAAGCTCCATCAACAAGAACGAACTTCGCAAGAAGTTGGTCAAGAAGTACGCCCCGAAGTACGCGAAGCTGAAGGCGATCGCCGGCGACAAGTCCCTGTCGGACGGCGAGCGGATCGAAGCCCGTCTGAAGATGGCCGAAATCCCGCGCAACGGTAACCCGACGCGCGTCCGCAACCGTTGCGAGACGACCGGTCGTCCGCGTGCATATTACCGCAAGTTCCGCCTCTGCCGTATTCAGCTTCGTGATCTCGCCAACAAGGGCATGATCCCGGGCGTTACGAAGTCGAGCTGGTAA
- the rplE gene encoding 50S ribosomal protein L5, protein MRQMYDDTIIKAMTEKFGYKNVMEIPRIDKIVLNMGVGEATQDKKKVDKAAGEMELIAGQKPVVTKAKKSIAQFKLREGMPIGVKVTLRRERMYEFLDRFITIALPRVRDFRGLNPKSFDGRGNYACGLKEQLIFPEISYDQVDQIRGMDVIVATTAKTDEEARELLRLFGFPFPQEESADEKKAA, encoded by the coding sequence ATGCGGCAGATGTACGACGACACGATCATCAAGGCGATGACCGAGAAGTTCGGCTACAAGAACGTCATGGAAATTCCGCGGATCGACAAGATCGTGCTGAACATGGGCGTCGGTGAAGCCACGCAGGACAAGAAGAAGGTCGACAAGGCCGCCGGCGAAATGGAATTGATCGCAGGGCAGAAGCCCGTCGTGACCAAGGCCAAGAAGTCGATCGCACAGTTCAAGCTGCGCGAAGGCATGCCGATCGGGGTAAAGGTCACGCTGCGTCGCGAGCGCATGTACGAGTTTCTCGACCGCTTCATCACGATCGCCCTCCCGCGCGTTCGCGATTTCCGTGGCCTGAACCCCAAGTCGTTCGACGGGCGCGGCAACTATGCCTGCGGCCTGAAGGAACAGCTGATCTTCCCGGAAATCAGCTACGACCAGGTGGATCAGATCCGCGGTATGGACGTGATCGTCGCGACGACCGCGAAGACCGACGAGGAAGCGCGCGAGCTGCTCCGCTTGTTTGGTTTCCCGTTCCCGCAGGAAGAATCCGCAGACGAAAAGAAGGCGGCATAA
- the rplX gene encoding 50S ribosomal protein L24 — protein MAAAKIKKGDKVIVLSGKDKGKTGEVTMAMPKDGKVVVSGVNVAVRHTKPSQGDPQGGLVRSEAPMHVSKVAHVTADGKPTRVRFETQDGKKVRVAVKTGEKIGG, from the coding sequence ATGGCTGCTGCGAAGATCAAGAAGGGTGACAAGGTCATCGTCCTGTCCGGCAAGGACAAGGGCAAGACCGGCGAAGTCACCATGGCGATGCCGAAGGACGGCAAGGTCGTCGTATCCGGCGTCAACGTCGCCGTTCGTCACACCAAGCCGAGCCAGGGCGACCCGCAGGGTGGCCTGGTCCGTTCGGAAGCGCCGATGCATGTCTCGAAGGTCGCTCACGTGACTGCCGACGGCAAGCCGACCCGCGTCCGTTTCGAGACCCAGGACGGAAAGAAGGTCCGCGTGGCCGTCAAGACCGGGGAGAAGATCGGTGGCTGA
- the rplN gene encoding 50S ribosomal protein L14 translates to MIQMQSNLEVADNSGAKRVQCIKVLGGSKRRVAGVGDIIVVSVKEAAPRGRVKKGDVHRAVIVRTAKDIRRADGTVIRFDGNAAVLVNKNEEPIGTRIFGPVVRELRGKKHMKIISLAPEVL, encoded by the coding sequence ATGATCCAGATGCAATCCAATCTCGAGGTCGCTGACAACAGCGGCGCGAAGCGGGTTCAGTGCATCAAGGTGCTTGGCGGGTCCAAGCGTCGTGTTGCGGGCGTGGGCGACATCATCGTCGTCAGCGTCAAGGAAGCCGCACCCCGCGGCCGCGTGAAGAAGGGCGACGTCCATCGCGCCGTGATCGTGCGTACGGCGAAGGACATTCGCCGCGCCGACGGCACCGTGATCCGTTTCGACGGCAACGCCGCCGTGCTGGTCAACAAGAACGAGGAGCCGATCGGCACCCGTATCTTCGGCCCGGTCGTGCGCGAGCTGCGCGGCAAGAAGCACATGAAGATCATCAGTCTCGCGCCGGAGGTGCTGTAA
- the rpsQ gene encoding 30S ribosomal protein S17, translated as MPKRVLTGLIVSDKGDKTVVVNVERKVKHALYGKIIRRSKKYHAHDEGNEFKQGETVRIEETAPISKLKTWKVIDRVNTHATPERVETDATA; from the coding sequence ATGCCGAAGCGCGTGCTGACGGGGCTGATCGTCTCCGACAAGGGCGACAAGACGGTGGTTGTGAACGTGGAGCGCAAGGTCAAGCACGCGCTCTACGGCAAGATCATCCGTCGTTCGAAGAAGTATCATGCCCATGACGAGGGCAACGAGTTCAAGCAGGGCGAGACCGTGCGGATCGAAGAGACCGCACCGATTTCCAAGCTGAAGACCTGGAAGGTGATCGATCGGGTGAACACCCATGCGACGCCGGAACGGGTCGAGACGGACGCAACAGCCTAA